GCGGAAATTCGTCGGCCTGCGCCCGCAGAGCCTCGCACTTGACGGGATCGGCTTCCATGAAGATGTACCTGTCGAACGGCGGCTCGACGCCCAACGCCATGCGGGCCGAGCCGTCCAGAATCGGCTTGGCGTCGCGGTGGAAGTCGGAGAAGTCGAAGAGCGGCGCGGCGTTGTCCGCCTCGTCGCTCGGCCTGCGTCGTCCCGTCCCGGCGAAGGCGTCGATGTAGGCCGTGCGGAACGGCTGTTTCTTCATCACCTGCGTATAGGCTCGAAGGTAGCTCTGGACGATTTCCAGTTTCCTGGTCGTCCAGTCGCCGCCGAACGTGTGGACGCCGCCGTTGTGCGCCGAGCCGGACATGGCCCCCCCTCGCGGAAGATCGCCGAGCCGCGACGCTCCCCGATGCGTCGGCCCCCGGCGGGCGATCGGGCGAAGTGCACTTCGGGGTCCGAGCGCGACGCGCGGGGACCGTTGCGGAAGCGGGACGACGCGGCGCCCGACGGAGAGCATCGAGGAACGCGGGGCGCCGAACGCCGACGGGCCGCCTCCGGGCGCGCCGTTCGGGGACCGCGCGGCGCGGTCCGGCCGGCACGATAGAATGGCCGGCATGAGGCTCTCTCTTCGTTGCGCGGGATTGGTCGTCGCGGCGGCGCTCGGCGTCGCCGGCGGGTGCTCGTCGAAGCCGGACACGATCGTCGTCGTCACGGTCGCGGGGCTGCGGGCCGACGCGGTGGACCGCGCGGCCGCGCCGCGGATCGCGGGGCTCGGAGCGCCGCGGATCGCCGCGGCGCCGTCGCCGCAGACGACGCTCGCGCTGGCCGCGTTCGCGGCGGGGCGCCCGCCGCAGGAGATGGGGCTGGAGCACGGCGACCTGGCGCGGCTGCCGCTCGGCGCGACGACGCTGGCCGAGGAGCTGAAGCGGCGCGGCTTCGCCTCCGCGGCGTTCGTCGGGCAGGCCGACGTCACGCCGCTCTCCGGCCTCGCCCGCGGCTTCGACGCCTGGAGCGGCCCGGAGGCCTCGGGCGACCGCGCGGTCTCGGCCGACGAGGCGGCGGAGGTCGCGTCGCGCTCCGGCTTCACGCCGGCCGCGGAACTGGCCGCGAAGGCGGCGGCGTGGCTCAAGGAGCGCGCGGGGGAGAAGCGGCTCTTCCTCTGGGTCCATTTCGCCGACATCCCGGCGGCGGTGAGCTTCTCGGGCGAGCCGCCGCGCGCGGGATACGGGCGCGGGTTGGCCGCGGTGGACGCGGCGCTCGGCTCGCTGCTTGACGCGCTCGACGCCTCGGGGCGCAAGGGGCGGGTGCTCGTCGTCCTCTCGCCGCACGGCCTCGCGCTGGGCGACGAAGGGGAGACGCTGGCGGGGCTCGGGCTGCAGGAGTCGGTGCTGCGCGCGCCCTTCTGGATCGTCGGCGGGCGCGGCCCGGCCGGCTCGGCGACGGCGCCGCTGACGGCGCTGCGCGGCGAGATCCTCGCCCGCGCCGGGCTCGGCGGCGCGCCGGCCGCGGCCGCGGACGTGACCGCGACGACGAGCGAGCCGGCGCGCTTCTTCGGCTGGCCCGCGGAACGCGTCGTCGTCGGCGCCGACGGGCGCGCGGGGAGGCGCGAGGGGACGCCGCCGACGGACGCGCCGGCGCTCTTCGCGGCGATGAACCGCGCGCGCGAGGCGCTCTTCGCCGGGAAGGGACTGGAGTCGTTCGACCTCTACGCCGAGGCGGCGAAGAGCGCGCCGCAGGCGAGCGCGCCGCGCCTCGCGCTGCTGCGGCTCGCGTCGGCGCTCGATCCGGCCGACCGCGCGGCGCGCGCGGCGGTCGAGGGCGCGGCGGCCGCCGAGGCGCTGCAACTCGCGGGCGACGACCCCGCGCGGCTGATCGACGCCGCGGAGGCGCTCGAGCAGGCCGGGCGGAACGACGAGGCGCTCGCCGCGCTGCGGCGCGCGCCGACGGCGCGGCTCGGCGCGGGCGGGCGCGCGGTCCTCGCCGAGCGGTTCGCGGCGGCCGGCTCGCGCGACGAGGCGCTGGCGCTGCTCGAGCCGCTGGCGCAGGCGGAGCCGGACGCGCCGGAGCTGTGGGAGCTGGTCGGCGACCTGCACAACCGCGCGGGCAACGGCTTCCTCGCCCGGCAGGCGTACGAGAAGGCGCTGGCCGCGGGGCTCGGCCGCTCGGCGAACCTCGTGGCGAAGCTCGGCGACGCGCTGGCCTCGCTCGGCGACAAGGACGGCGCGCTGCAGCGCTACGCCGAGGCGGTGAAGATCGACCCGTCGTACCGCTATCCCCATTCGCGGGCGGCCGACATTCTGATCGAGAAGAAGGAGTACGGCGCGGCGGCGCACGCCGTCGTGCTCAGCCTTCCGGCGGCGCCGGACGCGGTCTCGGGCGCGCTGCTCAAGGGGCGCGCGCTGCGGCGGCGCGGGCTGCTGCAGGCGGCGGCGATCGAGCTGGAGCGCGGGCTGAAGGAGTCGCCGCGCGAGGAGCGGCTGACCTGCGAGCTGGCGGGGACGCTGGCCGACGGCGGGGCGCGCGACAAGGCGCG
The bacterium genome window above contains:
- a CDS encoding sulfatase-like hydrolase/transferase yields the protein MRLSLRCAGLVVAAALGVAGGCSSKPDTIVVVTVAGLRADAVDRAAAPRIAGLGAPRIAAAPSPQTTLALAAFAAGRPPQEMGLEHGDLARLPLGATTLAEELKRRGFASAAFVGQADVTPLSGLARGFDAWSGPEASGDRAVSADEAAEVASRSGFTPAAELAAKAAAWLKERAGEKRLFLWVHFADIPAAVSFSGEPPRAGYGRGLAAVDAALGSLLDALDASGRKGRVLVVLSPHGLALGDEGETLAGLGLQESVLRAPFWIVGGRGPAGSATAPLTALRGEILARAGLGGAPAAAADVTATTSEPARFFGWPAERVVVGADGRAGRREGTPPTDAPALFAAMNRAREALFAGKGLESFDLYAEAAKSAPQASAPRLALLRLASALDPADRAARAAVEGAAAAEALQLAGDDPARLIDAAEALEQAGRNDEALAALRRAPTARLGAGGRAVLAERFAAAGSRDEALALLEPLAQAEPDAPELWELVGDLHNRAGNGFLARQAYEKALAAGLGRSANLVAKLGDALASLGDKDGALQRYAEAVKIDPSYRYPHSRAADILIEKKEYGAAAHAVVLSLPAAPDAVSGALLKGRALRRRGLLQAAAIELERGLKESPREERLTCELAGTLADGGARDKARELLSALLQGAPRSARGMIELARLEALEGRGAEALRLLAAAEPLAAAPLAARVRGEDAFA